The following is a genomic window from Geminicoccaceae bacterium.
GCATGCCGAAACGCCGCGGATCGACGAAGCGCAATATCGTACCTCCCTCGAAATGAAAGGTCAGATGCTCGTGTCGTCCGCGCGGCTCGCCGTCGAAGAGCAGCCGTCCCGACATTCCCAGGTGCAGGAGCAGCGTGCTGCCGCCGTCCAGGTGAACGAGGATATACTTGGCCCTGCGGCCGAAGGCGACAATCCGCCGCCCGGCAAGGCGCTCGGGCAGCATGGGCGGCAACGGGAAGCGAAGGTCCGGGCGGTGCTGCTCGACATGTTCGATGTGCCGGCCATCGAGCCTGCCGCGCATGGCCCGCATGGTGGTTTCGACTTCAGGCAGTTCGGGCATGGGTCCCTTCCCCTCGGCGCGGCATCGCCGCACCTTGCTGGCGCCGCGCGGGTGACATAGAAGGAGCCGGCAACATCGAGCAAGCCGGAGCCTGTCCCATGAACCCGCGCCCACGCCACGAGCCCTCCGCTCCATCCGCGGTGGGGTCGTCAGCATCCGGCCGCGCGGCGGTGGATCGCCTCGCCACATCGTTCGGCTATCAGGACGTCGATCCCGGAGCCAAGTCCGGCAGGGTCCGCGCGGTGTTCGACAGCGTCGCCGGCAAGTACGACATCATGAACGACGTGATGAGCTTCGGCATCCACCGGTTGTGGAAGGAGGCGATGCTCGACTGGCTGGCTCCGCGTCCCGGCCGTCATTACCTCGACCTGGCAGGCGGCACCGGCGACATCGCCCAGCGGTTGCTCGACCGCGTGGACGGCAAGGCCCGGGTGACGCTGATCGACATCAACGTCGCCATGCTCGGTGTCGGCCGTGACCGCTCGCTGGACAGCGGATGGCACTCCGGCATCGACTGGATCACCGGCGATGCCCAGTCGCTGCCCCTTCCCGCGGCCTGCATCGACGCCTGCACCATGGCCTTCGGGATCCGCAACGTGACCCGCATCGACCGGGCGCTGGCGGAGATCCGCCGGGTTCTGAAGCCGGGCGGGCGCTTCATCTGCCTCGAATTCTCCAGGTTGCAGCTTTCCGCATTCGAAGGACTGTACAACCGTTACAGCCACGACCTGCTGCCGCTCATGGGCAAGCTGATCGCCCGGGACGCCGACAGCTACCGCTATCTCGCCGAGAGCATCCGACGTTTTCCCGATCAGGAGACCTTCGCCCAGCTGTTCAGGGACACCGGCTTCGATCAGGTCCGCGTTCGCAACCTGTCCGGCGGCGTTGCCGCGCTTCATTCGGGCTGGCGCCTTTGACCGGCCGCTCCGGAGTGACATGCGCATATCGGCATCCGTGAGCATGGCAAAACGGCCGGACTGATGCTGCGCAGCATTCGCAATCTCCTGCGATTGACCAGGATCGCCCGGATTCTCGCCCGCAACGACGCCCTGTTCCCGCTGGAGATGATCCCCGCGGCAGCGCCGCTGCTGAAACTGACATCGCCCCTCATCAACCGCAAGGCCACCGGGCGCCCGGGCGAAAGGCTGGCGCGGTCGCTGCAGCAATTGGGGCCGTGTTTCATCAAGTTCGGGCAGAGCCTTGCCACGCGCGCCGATCTCATCGGAGATCC
Proteins encoded in this region:
- the ubiE gene encoding bifunctional demethylmenaquinone methyltransferase/2-methoxy-6-polyprenyl-1,4-benzoquinol methylase UbiE, whose amino-acid sequence is MNPRPRHEPSAPSAVGSSASGRAAVDRLATSFGYQDVDPGAKSGRVRAVFDSVAGKYDIMNDVMSFGIHRLWKEAMLDWLAPRPGRHYLDLAGGTGDIAQRLLDRVDGKARVTLIDINVAMLGVGRDRSLDSGWHSGIDWITGDAQSLPLPAACIDACTMAFGIRNVTRIDRALAEIRRVLKPGGRFICLEFSRLQLSAFEGLYNRYSHDLLPLMGKLIARDADSYRYLAESIRRFPDQETFAQLFRDTGFDQVRVRNLSGGVAALHSGWRL